The Gemmobacter aquarius genome contains the following window.
ATCCTGCTGTTCTACCTGCTCGTCACGCCGGAAATCCGTGACACGGGGATACCGATCGTGCTCGCCGCGATCCTGTTCATCTTTCCGGTCATCTTCCTGACCATCCTGTTCAACTCGCGCTTCTTCACCAACCCCAAGCAGCGCAACATCTATGTCGGCGTGGTGCTGGTGATCGGGCTTTGGGCCTATTCAGGCCTTGCTTTCAATGCCGATCCGCTTGGTGTGTGGTCGATGGACCCGAACGTGCTGAACGTCTTTGTTTCGGTTGTCTTCGTCAATTCGCCCGGCGTGTTCCGCATCGTGCGCGGCATGGTGATGGACATCAAGACGCGCGACTACGTGGCAGCGGGCCAGACCCGTGGCGAGGGGCCGTGGTATATCATGCTGTGGGAAATCCTGCCCAACGCACGCGGTCCGCTGATCGTCGATTTCTGCCTGCGGATCGGCTACACCACCATCCTTCTCGGGACGCTCGGCTTCTTCGGTCTCGGCGTCAGCCCCGAAAGCCCCGACTGGGGGTCGACCATCAACTACGGCCGCCGCCTTCTGGCCATCGCACCGCATCCGGCGGTTGTCCCCGCGCTTGCCCTGATGAGCCTCGTCCTCGGTCTGAACCTCTTGGCCGACGGTTTGCGCGAAGAAAGCATGAAAGACTGATGCGCCGCACGTCGCCCCGCATTTTCTGTCCTTAAATATCCCACGGGGGTGCGGGGGTGTGAAACCCCCGCTCCCGCACCCACCACCCGCGCGAGGCTGCCATGTCTGACATCACCTGGGACCCGTCCAAACCCATTCTCGAGATCGAGAACCTGTCGATCAGCTTCTTCACGCGCCTGCGCGAGATACCGGCCGTGATGGATTTTTCCTGCACGGTGATGGCGGGCGAGGCGATGGGGCTTGTGGGTGAATCGGGCTGCGGCAAGTCGACCGTGGCACTGGCGGTGATGCGCGACCTTGGCAAAAACGGCAAGATCGTGGGCGGCTCGATCAAGTTCAAGGGCCGTGACCTGACCCATATGACCGAGGAAGAGCTGCGCCACATCCGCGGGTCGGAAATCGCGATGATCTATCAGGAACCGATGGCCTCGCTCAACCCGGCGATGAAGATCGGCGCGCAGCTTGCCGAAGTGCCGATGATCCATCAGGGCATGGCGCAGGCCGAGGCGTGGAAGCTGGCGCGCCAGATCGTTGCCGATGTGCGCCTGCCCGACCCTGACCGTATCCTGAACAGCTATCCGCACCAGCTTTCGGGCGGACAGCAGCAGCGCATCGTCATCGCCATGGCGCTGATGTCGAAGCCCGCGCTTCTGATCCTCGACGAACCCACCACCGCGCTCGACGTGACGGTGGAGGCGGGGGTGATCGATCTGGTCAAGGACCTTGGCCGCAAATACGGCACCTCGATGCTGTTCATCAGCCATAACCTTGGCCTTGTGCTCGATGTCTGCAACCGGCTCTGCGTGATGTATTCGGGCGAGGCGGTGGAAACCGGCAACGTCAAGGATGTCTTCGACCTGATGCGCCACCCCTATACGCAGGCGCTGTTCCGGTCGATTCCGCTGCCGGGGGCGGACAAGAACTCGCGCCCCTTGGTGGCCATTCCGGGCAACTTTCCCCTGCCCCATGAACGGCCCAAAGGGTGCAATTTCGGCCCGCGCTGCGATTACTTCGTCGAGGGGCGCTGCAATGCGGGCGACATTCCGATGGTGGATGTGGCCGACAGCAACCGCCACGAAAGCCGCTGCATCAGGATCGACCAGATCGACTGGGACGCGCCGCTGAAAGCCGCCGTGCAGCACGAGAAAACGCCGGTCGGGCGTGTCGTGTTGAAGCTGGAGGATCTGAAAAAGTACTACTCGGTCTCGACCGGTGCCTTTGGCGGCGGGATGAAGAAGGTCGTCAAAGCCAACGAGACGCTCAGCTTCGAAGCGCATGAGGGCGAGACGCTGGCCATCGTGGGCGAATCGGGCTGCGGCAAGTCGACCTTTGCCAAGGTCTTGATGGGGCTGGAAACCGCGACCAGCGGACAGATCATGCTGTTTGACGAGAATATCCAGTCAACCCCGATCCAACAACGCAACACCGACACGATTTCGCAAGTGCAGATGGTGTTCCAGAACCCGTTCGACACATTGAACCCGTCGATGAACGTGGGCCGCCAGATCATCCGTGCGCTCGAGATCTTCAACCAGGGAACGTCGGACGAGGAACGCCGCGACCGGATGCTGGAGTTGCTCGATCTGGTCAAGCTGCCCCGCGCCTTTGCCGAACGGATGCCGCGCCAATTGTCGGGCGGGCAGAAGCAGCGCGTCGGCATCGCGCGGGCCTTTGCGGGCGGGGCCAAGGTGGTGGTGGCCGATGAACCGGTCTCGGCGCTCGATGTGTCGGTGCAGGCGGCGGTGACCGATCTGTTGATGGATATCCAGCGCAAGAATGCGACGACGCTGCTGTTCATCAGCCATGACCTGTCGATCGTGCGTTACCTCGCAGACCGGGTCATGGTGATGTATCTGGGCCATGTGGTCGAAATGGGCAGCACGGATCAGGTGTTCCAGCCGCCCTATCACCCCTATACCGAGGCGCTTTTGTCGGCCGTTCCCATCGCCGACACCCGCGTGATCAAGCAGCGCATCGTGCTGGAAGGCGATATCCCATCGGCCATGAACCCGCCGCCCGGTTGCCCGTTCCAGACGCGCTGCCGCTGGAAGGGCAAGGTTGCGGGCAACCTGTGCGAGACCGAGATGCCGCCGGTGCGGATGCTGGAGGGCGCGCACCAGATCAAATGCCACCTGCCCGATGACGTGCTGGCAGCGATGGAGCCGGTGATCAAGATGGCGGCCGAGTGAGCGAAATCTGACGCAGATTTCGCGCCGTTTTTTGACGCAAAAAACGGTGTCCGACGTCGGGAGCCGGAATTTGCGTCAAATTCCGCCGCGTTTTCTGCGTCAGAAAACGCTAGCCGAGGATCGCCTTGACGTAGTTCTGCGTCTCGTCGAAGTCGGGCACGCCGCCGGCCGCCTCTACCGCTTTCGGCCCCGCGTTATAGGCGGCGAGCGCCAGCTTCCAGCTGCCGAATTTGTCATACATCATGCGAAGATAGCGCGCCCCGCCCCGCAGGTTTTCTTCGGGATCGTCGATGTCGACACCCAGAAGATCGGCCGTGCCGGGCATGAGTTGCGCCAGCCCCGTTGCCCCCTTGGGAGAAACGGCGCCGGGGTTCCAGCCGCTTTCCTGCTGCACGAGCCGCAGGAACAGGTCTTCGGGAACGTCATGGGCGCGGGCGGCGGCCTTTGCGGTTTCGAGATATTCACCACGATAGTTGCCGCGATAGGCCGGCAAGGGGATATCATCTTGCAATCCATCGAAGTCGGGGCGCAGCTTGGCGGAACCCGAGTATTGCTTGGCCAGTTTGCGGTCCATCAGACGG
Protein-coding sequences here:
- a CDS encoding ABC transporter permease, translating into MQDALSWGQIILGIAARLVPVWIGLIAVFALSFTFKRRLGLYGRIFDSPVGMIGFAMVMFWVFVACFADIIITHDPLVQLSGMKNIVPGSPVKGMEGAYYLLGGDHLARDVFSRVIMGAREVLKIAPAATVVAFMVGITLGLPAGYIGGKLDTAISFGSNLVLAFPVILLFYLLVTPEIRDTGIPIVLAAILFIFPVIFLTILFNSRFFTNPKQRNIYVGVVLVIGLWAYSGLAFNADPLGVWSMDPNVLNVFVSVVFVNSPGVFRIVRGMVMDIKTRDYVAAGQTRGEGPWYIMLWEILPNARGPLIVDFCLRIGYTTILLGTLGFFGLGVSPESPDWGSTINYGRRLLAIAPHPAVVPALALMSLVLGLNLLADGLREESMKD
- a CDS encoding dipeptide ABC transporter ATP-binding protein, translating into MSDITWDPSKPILEIENLSISFFTRLREIPAVMDFSCTVMAGEAMGLVGESGCGKSTVALAVMRDLGKNGKIVGGSIKFKGRDLTHMTEEELRHIRGSEIAMIYQEPMASLNPAMKIGAQLAEVPMIHQGMAQAEAWKLARQIVADVRLPDPDRILNSYPHQLSGGQQQRIVIAMALMSKPALLILDEPTTALDVTVEAGVIDLVKDLGRKYGTSMLFISHNLGLVLDVCNRLCVMYSGEAVETGNVKDVFDLMRHPYTQALFRSIPLPGADKNSRPLVAIPGNFPLPHERPKGCNFGPRCDYFVEGRCNAGDIPMVDVADSNRHESRCIRIDQIDWDAPLKAAVQHEKTPVGRVVLKLEDLKKYYSVSTGAFGGGMKKVVKANETLSFEAHEGETLAIVGESGCGKSTFAKVLMGLETATSGQIMLFDENIQSTPIQQRNTDTISQVQMVFQNPFDTLNPSMNVGRQIIRALEIFNQGTSDEERRDRMLELLDLVKLPRAFAERMPRQLSGGQKQRVGIARAFAGGAKVVVADEPVSALDVSVQAAVTDLLMDIQRKNATTLLFISHDLSIVRYLADRVMVMYLGHVVEMGSTDQVFQPPYHPYTEALLSAVPIADTRVIKQRIVLEGDIPSAMNPPPGCPFQTRCRWKGKVAGNLCETEMPPVRMLEGAHQIKCHLPDDVLAAMEPVIKMAAE
- a CDS encoding lytic transglycosylase domain-containing protein, with amino-acid sequence MVIKRVRAGVVAGVAIFAALPVFAEGFILSTGAPKSRAEIFASQTRLMDRKLAKQYSGSAKLRPDFDGLQDDIPLPAYRGNYRGEYLETAKAAARAHDVPEDLFLRLVQQESGWNPGAVSPKGATGLAQLMPGTADLLGVDIDDPEENLRGGARYLRMMYDKFGSWKLALAAYNAGPKAVEAAGGVPDFDETQNYVKAILG